The Bacteroidales bacterium genomic interval TGACATCCGGCAACTGTGAAAGCAGGGCACCTTTTACACTGGCGAGATACGGATCCTTCGTTCCCCAGTCACTTGTGAGTGTTATGACAGCCATAGGCAGTTTTCAGAAAAGACGTGCTATCGTTCCGACAATTTGCTTTATTTTTGTCGACCTCAAAATTACGAATTTGATTGGAACGTTGCTGCTTTTTAATAACTTTGATAGGTGTTAACTCCGTATGAATGACCGAAAAGATTTTCAGCATTGAATCGTACAGCGCGCTGGACATATATGGCGTGAATGACCGTAATGTACAGCTTATCCGGAATGGATTTCCCCTTTTGAAGTTTGTGATCCGGGGGGAGTTCATCAAGGTGATCGGTGAGGAAAACGAAATTGAACAGTTTGACCGGAAATTTTCGGCCATGCTGTTGCATTATGATAAATTCGGGAAGCTGACAGAGCGTGATGTGGAGCAGATCATCGGCCAGGCAGAGGATCCCGGATACGATCAGGTCGGTGAGATGGCCAGTGATATCCTGCTGCACGGCCGGCAGGGTAATTTGATCAAGGCGCGTACGGCCAATCAGCAGAAACTGGTTGAAAGTACCGAAAAGAACGATCTGGTCTTTGCCATCGGACCCGCAGGGACGGGCAAGACCTACACAGCCGTGGCCCTGGCCGTCAGGGCCCTGAAGAACAGGGAAGTCAAGCGGATCATCCTTACCCGCCCGGCTGTGGAAGCAGGGGAGAACCTTGGATTCCTGCCGGGTGACCTGAAAGACAAACTGGATCCCTATCTGCAGCCCCTCTACGACGCGTTGCGCGACATGATCCCCACCCAGAAACTGCTTTCGTATATGGAAGACGGTACCATCGAGATCGCACCCATCGCCTTTATGAGGGGAAGAACCCTGGATAACGTTTTCGCCATCCTCGACGAAGCACAGAATTCAACGATCCCTCAGATGAAAATGTTCCTCACACGGATGGGGAAAGCTGCCAAATTCATCGTTACCGGCGACATCACCCAGATCGACCTGCCTGGAAATCAAACATCGGGTCTGGTGCACGCCTCTGAAATTCTTCGGGATATTCCGGGCATCGGTTTTGTCATCCTCGATGAATCGGATATCATTCGCCATAAGCTGGTGGCCAGAGTGCTGAAAGCCTATCACGAAAAACGGTAAGAATACCGGCCGGATGAACACGTGTTAAAGAATTAATGTGTCAACCCTATGAGAGACGCCATTGTTGAAACTAATTTTTCATTCCCCGGACAGAAAAATGTCTATAAAGGAAAGGTCAGGGATGTCTATACGATCGAGGGTCAGTACCTGCTGATGATCACCACCGACCGGATCTCAGCCTTCGATGTGGTGCTGCCCCGCGGAATACCCTGCAAGGGACAGGTGCTCAATATGATTGCCTCCAGGTTCCTGGATGCCACGGAAGATATCATCCCCAACTGGAAGATCGCCACCCCCGATCCAATGGTTACCTTCGGCCGCCTCTGCGAACCGTTCAAAGTTGAAATGGTCATCAGGGGATACCTGTCGGGCCACGCCTGGCGGGAGTACAGTCAGGGAAAACGGATGCTTTGCGGCGTCCGCCTGCCGGATGGAATGAAGGAAAGCCAGCGGTTCTTTTCACCGATCATCACACCGACCACCAAAGCCGTGGCCGGCCACGACGAGGATGTATCCAGGGAAGAGATCATCGCCTCCCAACTGGTCGGAGAGGAAGATT includes:
- a CDS encoding phosphoribosylaminoimidazolesuccinocarboxamide synthase — its product is MRDAIVETNFSFPGQKNVYKGKVRDVYTIEGQYLLMITTDRISAFDVVLPRGIPCKGQVLNMIASRFLDATEDIIPNWKIATPDPMVTFGRLCEPFKVEMVIRGYLSGHAWREYSQGKRMLCGVRLPDGMKESQRFFSPIITPTTKAVAGHDEDVSREEIIASQLVGEEDYRQLEDYTYALFERGTRLAGNMGLILVDTKYEFGKLDGQIYLIDEIHTPDSSRYFYKNGYEERLENNEPQKQLSKEFVREWLMLNGFQGKEGQKVPDMDDAFVHQVSERYIELYETITGEQFLKEEATDVVKRVEENTRRFLQAYLR
- a CDS encoding PhoH family protein; protein product: MTEKIFSIESYSALDIYGVNDRNVQLIRNGFPLLKFVIRGEFIKVIGEENEIEQFDRKFSAMLLHYDKFGKLTERDVEQIIGQAEDPGYDQVGEMASDILLHGRQGNLIKARTANQQKLVESTEKNDLVFAIGPAGTGKTYTAVALAVRALKNREVKRIILTRPAVEAGENLGFLPGDLKDKLDPYLQPLYDALRDMIPTQKLLSYMEDGTIEIAPIAFMRGRTLDNVFAILDEAQNSTIPQMKMFLTRMGKAAKFIVTGDITQIDLPGNQTSGLVHASEILRDIPGIGFVILDESDIIRHKLVARVLKAYHEKR